AAACCATTTGAAACAAACATTTTGTCCTTTCTCCTTTCAGAATTATTCGTGTTTTCGTAAATTTCAGAACGCGATTAGATTTTCATTTGCCGTTCAAATTGCATTTGCTTTAAACGCCGGTCAATAGTTGCAGAAATTGCACTGTTCTCTTTAGCAAGCCGCTGCGCATGTAACAATGAACGAATCGCTGTTTCCTCTTGCCCTGACCAGTACTCGGCTTCAGCGCGATAACGCAAAACATTGACGGTATATAAAGGTGACTGCCGCTGTAAAGCCGCTGTTTGCTGCATCAGACGCCAAACCTGCAAATCTCTTGGATTTTTGTCAATCCAGCTCTGTAATAAAGTCTGCGCTTGCCCCGCTTGCTGCTGACGAATTAACACTTCCGCCAGCTTCAAAGCCAATGCTCGGTTTTCAGGCATAATCCGTTGCTGAGCAGCAACCGTCTGATTGGCTTGGACTAACTGGTTTTGTCCCAAATAAATATCAGTTTGCAACAAAGTCAGCAGATGATGCTGTGTCATCTGAACTTTAACCTGATTCAATACCTGCTGTGCTTCGGCATATTCTCCACGTTTCAGATAAAAGCTTGCTAATGCAAGCTGCCCAGCAGCGCTGTTTTGTGCCAAGCTCTTTAGCTGAGACTCAGAGGTCTGATTGGTCAAAACAGCTGTATACCACTTGAGGATTTCAAAATCCAAATCACTCGCCTGCAGAGATTTTTTTGGCAGTTGATGCGCTCGTAATCGTGCTTCACTCATACGCTCCGTCGTGAGCGGATGTGTCAACCAGAAATCCGGCAGAAAACTCACCCGGCTGGTCGAGCGATGCATGATTTCGAAAAAATCAGCCATACTTTCAGGATTATAGCCCGCCGTATACATATATTGCATGCCGATCCGGTCTGCTTCACGCTCCTGATTACGGCTATAGGTTAACTGCTGATCCATCAACGCTGCTTGTGAACCCATCATCACGGCTGCACCGGCATCACCATTTGCCTGCGAAGCAATCGCAGCACCAACCAACACACCCGCTAGTGCGAGTAAGCCTTGCCCTTTAAAAGCTTCTTGTGAACGACTGTAATGGCGCTGGCTGACATGAGCGACCTCATGTGCGATCACGCCTGCAACTTCATCCATATTACGTGCAGTGGTGATTAGCCCTGTATTAAGAGCAAACAAACCGCCAGGCACAGCAAAGGCATTGATTTGCGGATCATTAATTAATAGCAGACCAATCGGTTGGCCCAATTGCGCTTGACTTTGCACACGCGCAAACACCTCCATAAACTGGTCTTCCAGCCATGGATCCTGCAATACAGGCATTTGCTGCTGCACCTGACGATAAACTTTTTCGCCAATCAGGCGTTCATTTTGCTGGTCAATCAACCCGATGCCCGTGGCAATTTCGGGCACATCAAACTGACTAGCTTGAGGAGCAGGATAAAACGGCTGTGCAAGCCCCATCATCGAAGCCCAACTTAGTCCAACAGTCAAGAATACCCGTTTCAATGCCACACCCAAATTTATACTGTCAGATTTAGACTATAGCATTGAAAATAGGAAAGATTCGCAAGGAAGTGTTATCAAATTTTAACGAAAATCAGGGTTCACTATATAACGAGGCGTACGCCCTTCTAAAGCATCGACCAAGTTACGATAGGCCAGCTCAACCATTTTTTTTCGGGTTTCGGCCGTCGCAGAACCAATATGCGGCAAAGTCACAACATTCGGCAAACTGAACAACGGCGATTCTTGTAATGGCTCTTTTTCATAAACATCAAGACCCGCTGCAAAGATTTTCCCTTGCTGCAAGACCTCGATTAAAGCGGCTTCATCAACGACAGATCCGCGGGCAATATTGACAAATACTGCATGTGACTGCATTTGAGCAAATTCTTTGGCACCCATCAAGGCCTGAGAATCAGCATTCAAATCAACAGCAATCACCACAAAGTCCGAACGCTGGAGTAATTCTGGAAGACCACAGTATTGCGCATTTAGGGGTTGCGCCATTTCAATCTTTTCACGGCGGTTATGGTACAAGATATTCATATTGAAACCATAAAAGCCACGGCGGGCAATCGCTGCACCAATATGACCTAAACCGACGATTCCCAAAGTTTTGCCAAAAACATCCTGGCCAAATTGTGCTGGGCCGGCTGTTCTCTTCCATTGTCCCTGTTTAGTCCATACATCGAGTTCTGTGACTTTGCGTGCAGCACTCATCAACAAGGTAAAAGCCAGATCTGCTGTAGTTTCTGTGAGCACATGCGGCGTATTGGTCAACCAGATCTTGCGCTGGTTCAGATAATCTACATCGTAATTGTCGTAGCCCACCGTAACACTGGAAATGACTTTAAGCTGCTGGGCGGTGGCCAGATTTTTTTCATTTAATAAACGCCCCGCACCAATCAAACCATCAGCATCCACAACGTGCGCACGCAACTGTTCATTCACATCACCCTGCTTCGGGTCGATTTGCACAACCTCATACACTTGCTGTAAACGGCTCAGAATTTCAGTATCGATCTGGCTAAACACCACCACTTTTTTACGCATTAGTCATCCATTGAATTAGGTTTATTTTGCATATAGTGCCACAACTGCTGTTTGAATTGCGGCTGTTGTAACATCTGCTCCAAACTCGGTAAAGCGACTCGTATGGAGTGTTGAAGATACGGAATATCGCCTAGTATGATCAAGTTTTTATCCAAACTCATGGCATCAATAAATCCCTGAATATAACTCTGAAAGCCGCGACTGTCTTGCAAATGCGGCAATGGAAATGGCCATTTCAACTCATGAAACTGGCTTGGTAGCGCTGTCTGAATATTGAACCACAAACGCTGCTGCTGCTCGGACAATACAGTCGCATCAAGCAAAATCACACAATGAGGCAAACTACAGGCTTGCAGCGTAAAAGGAGCAATTTGCTCACTATGGGTCGTCTCAGGCACTATTATGCGCTGTTCAACAACGACCGTCGCTTCAACCCGAGCAGGCACAGGTGCTTCTACTACAGGCGGCCTTTTTTCTTGTTTTTTAACAGGGACACTGGTTGTTATAGCCAGATCAACGTGTGTAGCAGGGTGCTCTGGTGACTGATCTCGCCAGAGGGAAGGACAACTTTTCTCCTGGCGTAGTGCATCTTTGGGAACCCATAGGTCGATTCCCAAGGCCGCCAGTCTACTGCGCTGTTGCCCCATCATCATACTATTTTCGTCGTCTCGCAAATTTGCACTATTTTAGCCGGTTTAAGCGGGTCACGCTGTGCTTTCTTTACTGAGCTTGGACAATTCACGTCCAGATCAAACAATCACAATACTGCTCTTTTTCTGCATTTGATCGACAATTTCATCGGTTTCAAAACCCAAACGCCAATATAGCAATTCGAGCACGTCCAACTCATCCTGCGTGATAATCCGATCCTGCCACAAACATAACTCGGCAACTGCCAAAATCATCAGTCGATCACGCAACAACAAGCCAGCAATGTCATTCAGAATCTCTGCCAAATCAATCGGCTCATCCGAAATTTCTTCGTAAAGCGGCAATTCATCTGTATTCAACACACGCTGCAAAATTTGATGACGCACATCAAACTGATTTAAGGTATTGATTTGCTGAACATGCAACAACGCATCGATCAAACGCACAACTTGAGGCTTCACATCTTCCAGTGAAGTGGGCGTATGCAACGGCATAAGACCCAGCCGATATTTGACACGCTCTAACAGCAAGGCATCTAACAGGCCAATCTCTCCATCTTCCTGAATGATCCGTGCCAACTTGGTCAGAAATTGTCGTCCCACGGTCGCAGGCATTTTTCCAATCGTCTGACACGCATCATGAAAGATCTGAATATGCACCCGCCCATCCAAATGCAATAAAGCATCAATGATCGCACGGCTGACCTCGGCATCTTGTGGAATAAACTCACGGTACTGACGGATCATCAGAATCGCCACCATGACCTCACGTGCTCCAGTAGAAGTCTGTAATGCTCGCTGCAACAGCTCAGGACGCGACATGTTTTGTCGAATCTGACGTTTTAAGGGTTTGATGGCATCTTTAATTGCAAAACTGATCGGAGATAAGCGCAGCAGGGGCAAAGGCTGAGGTGAGGTCCATGGATGATAAGTTTCCTGATCCATTTCGTCCATCATTTGCGACATGCTAAATTTTGGATGTGGACCCAGTTTCAAATTTTCCAGACGTAAATCCTGTAACAGATGCGGATTTAACTTATAGAGACGATCCTGAATACTCGGATGAATATTCAACCAGCTTTGTGGGCTTAACGAGTTGGCAAAACACATATGGGCTATCGATTCAGAGTATTCACTGTGAATCTGTGATCCGGCATGATGCACATAAATTCTTAATAAGGTCTGGATATTCGCATCATTACGTATCAACAACTTGGTTTCCTGATCGTTTCGGAAAGTGCGTCCACCCAAAGTTAAATATTTAATAAAACGAGAAATCATTACCCCTAGGCTACCCACTAGCCAGATCAGCCCGCCAGCAGCCACCAGAATCGTTTCAAACTTATTGCCGCGTTTCGATCCAGGTGAATCAAAACCGCATTTGGCAATATGACTACCCCATCGGCTAAATGTCGTCAGACCACTGTACAACACCTTTAAACGGGTATTTTCAGCCGTCTCCCCTGATAGAATTTGGCTAAATTCATGACTGAGCAAGCCATAGAGTTCCAGCTCATCCAGATTTTGTAGTGCCCCCCAGGTCAGGATAATCACCGTGTCCTGTGGCGAAAAGCCTGCAGTAAATGCATTGACGCCAACCTCGTCAGACAGTACATAGATCCCTGGGGGTTCAATACTAAAATTCTGCGCCAACTGTTCCGTCAGTCGCAAGACTGTCATTTCTTCCGGGGTACTTTCCAAGGCATTCAAGCGTCGTGCTTTGATCTGTTTGGCCAACCAATGGCCACCTTCACGAAAAACATAGAATTCATGTACCACCGATCCAAGCATAATTGAGAGAATGACTAAAACAAAATAAGGACTAAAACGATGCCAGAGGATGGGCTGATCTGGCTCAAAATAATGCACAATCAAGCCAAAACAAGCATTCAAGATAAAAATTGTGAGGATGACCGCCAATATACACATACTGGCAGACCACCTCATGTTCTTATTTTTGATTAAATAGCGACTTACATCTTTCAATGTAAAACTTCCCTATTACATTGTTGAGCCACATCATAAAGAAAAAAAGCGGGAAAAACCCGCTTTTTTTGCTCGTGATACTTAGCCTTCCATTACACCAGATAGATCAACGGATGCAGCATCAATATTTACATCAATATAGCCATCTTTTTTCTTTTTGGCTGAGTCACTGCGCTTTTGCTGTAAATCATCCAGATACTGTTCATCAATACCACCCGTCACATACACTCCATCAAATACGGAACAATCAAATTCAGTGAGATGAGGCACTTTTTTGGTTCGTACCGCATCTTTCAAATCTTCCAGATCTTGGAAAATCAGACGGTCTGCACCAATTTCTTGACGGATTTCTTCAACTGAACGATGCGCTGCAATCAACTCTGATTTGGCTGGCATATCGATACCATAGACGTTTGGATATTTCACCATGGGTGCAGCAGAAGCAAAGAATACTTTCTTGGCACCAGCATCACGGGCCATCTGAATGATTTCGTTACAGGTTGTACCACGTACAATCGAGTCATCCACAAGCAAGACATTTTTATCTTTAAACTCAAGCTCTACTGGATTCAACTTTTGACGCACTGACTTTTTACGCTGTTGCTGACCTGGCATGATAAAGGTACGACCGATATAACGGTTTTTCATAAACCCTTCACGGAAAGTCACACCAAGTTTATTACCGAGTTCCAGAGCTGCAGTACGACTGGTGTCCGGAATTGGAATCACCACATCAATCTCATGGTCTTCACCCCACTCGCGCAGGATTTTATTGGCCAGGGTTTCACCCATACGCAAACGCGCTTTATACACCGAAATGCCATCAATGGTTGCATCTGGACGCGCGAAATACACATATTCAAAAATACATGGATGGTATTGCGGATTAGTCGCACATTGCTGTGTAAATAACTCCCCCTCTGCATTGATGAAAATTGCTTCACCTGGGGCAATATCACGCTCGATCTTAAAGCCAAGCGCTGTAATCGCAACAGATTCAGATGCAATGATATATTCAGTGCCCTGCTCTGTTTCACGCGAACCATAAATCAATGGACGGATACCATGCGGATCACGGAAACCAACCAAGCCATGGCCAGTAATCATCGCCACAACACCATATGCACCTTTGCAACGTTCATGCACGCGGCTAACCGTATGGAAGATGTCTTCCGCAGTTGGTGAAAACTTATTACATTTTTGCAATTCATGTGCAAACACATTCAGCAAAACTTCCGAATCAGAATCGGTATTCATGTGACGCAAGTCAGTCTTGAACAGATCTTCATGAATTTCTTCTGCATTGGTCAAGTTACCGTTGTGGGCCAAGGTAATGCCGTACGGAGAGTTCACATAGAAAGGCTGTGCTTCAGCACTGCTTGATGAACCTGCAGTTGGATAGCGCACATGGCCAATACCGTAATTGCCCAACAATGCACGCATGTGACGAGTATGAAACACGTCACGCACCATGCCATTATCTTTACGCAAGAATAAACGGCCATCTTGGCAAGTTACAATCCCTGCTGCATCTTGTCCCCGATGTTGTAACATCGTCAATGCATCAAACAACATTTGGTTAACAGGTGATTTACCAGCTATACCAACTACTCCACACATAGCAACCTCGCAGACCAGCTAGGGATTAATTAAAAGGATTATTTGTTGAATGTTCTGACCGTGACTTCACAGGATCAGAAACGGAAGGTTGATGAGAACCTTCTTCGGACTTCATTTGTTTCCACGCTTCACTCGCCACGTCTTTCGACACTTCACTGGCCATCGGCGCATAAGGTAATAAATTCTGAATAAATTTGGACTGTTTCCAGTGTGGGGAACTTTCTACCCAAGGACCCAGTCCTTGCATAGTGATCAGTACAATCAGCAGACCTTTTAATGTTCCAAAAGCACCACCTGCCAAACGGTTTATGGGGCCAAGTTTGAGGGATTTCAACACACCATTTAAGATCGAAGTCACCAGCCAGGTACAAACAATGATAAACAGCACAATAAATGCAAAGGCCGCAATCTTTTGCACCACCGGATCCTGACTCAGTGCCTGCATGGAGGGTGCGAGCAGATTGGCATATTTTGCACCCACAATTAGGGCAAAAATCCATCCAACCAAGTTCGCAAAGGCTTTTAGCAATCCTTGTCGCAAACCGTTTAGCCCCCCAATGAGCAAAATTATCAGGATAATGAGATCAAGGGTGTTCATAATCAGGTCATGGCATCGACGCAGTCTTTGATCAGACTTGGTCCCGTATAGATTAAACCACTGTACACTTGCACGAGCGTTGCACCGGCTTGCTGTTTTGCAAGTGCTTGCTCTCCTGACACAATACCACCAACACCAATTAATGGGATTTTATTTTGCAACAATTCAGCAAAACGACTTAAACATGCTGTGCTTTTCTCGAAGACTGGCGCACCAGATAAACCACCTGCTTCATCACCAAATGGCAGATTTTTCACCCCTTCGCGTGACAAAGTGGTATTGGTTACAATCAAACCATCGATCTTGAATTGCAGCAATTTTGCTGCAATAAATTCAATTTCATCAGGATTCAGGTCAGGCGCAACCTTCAATACGAGTGGTACATAATGCTGATACTCTTCAGCCAATTGCAGCTGACGATTTTTTAAGGTTTCCAATAATTCTGTTAATGCATCGCCACTTTGCAAGCTACGCAGGTTTTTGGTATTCGGTGAAGAAATATTAACCGTAATATAAGAGGCGTAGTTATAGACTTTTTCCAAGCAAATCAGATAATCATCGACTGCTTTTTCCACTGGCGTATCAGCATTTTTACCAATATTAATACCCAATACACCTTTGAATTTTGCTGCTTTTACATTTTCAATCAGCTGATCCACACCAGCATTATTAAAACCCATACGGTTAATAATCGCTTTGGCTTCAGGGATACGGAATAGACGTGGTTGAGGATTGCCTGGTTGAGAACGCGGTGTAATCGTTCCGATTTCAATAAAGCCGAAACCGAGTGCCGCCAACGCATCAATATAAGCACCGTTTTTATCTAGACCGGCTGCTAAACCCACTGGGTTAGGAAACTGAATCCCCATACAGGTAACCGGTTTTGCAATACTATTCGCGCGGATCACGCCCATTTGATGGGCGGATTTCAGTAAGGATAATGTCAAATCATGCGCACGCTCTGGTGCTAAAGAAAACAACAAAGGGCGAGCCAGTGAATACAACATATCTACGAAAGTCTACTGCTTTTAAGTCGCCATATTATAGGCACAGGTGGTCTAAAACACCATGCTTGATCTGCCTTTATTTTTACCCGTTCAAGCCAAAACGGTGCTAATTTAAGCTAATTTTGCGAACCAATAAGCATTAAGAATCAATTGCTAAGCCAACTCTAAAAGGGTTTACAAATTTTAAAGATCAAAAGCTATTTTGTTTCTAAGCTCAATTCGTTGACAAGCCTGACTATCCCTGCAAAATGATCAGCCGGTTGCTCTTCGAGGTAAAACATCCTCTAAATGTAACTCGCTCTAAAAAATGGCTCAAGCCTACTGACCACCTGAACCATTCATGTTAAAACCACAATCAACCCGTGAATCTAGCCCAATTGATCGATCAAGCCGTTGGAATAAAAGCTTTTTGCTGAGTGGATAAACCATTGGAAATCACGGCTTGTTCATAAATGCGTGCTTCGGCCAAAGCAAATGGATGATAAGGCTGCTGGGTAAGCTGCTCTGCAATATGAGCGACCACATTCATATGACAAACCACCACGATGGATTCATAAGGTAACTGTGATAACCATTCAATCGCGTCTTTGGCTTTATCATCCGGTTTAATCTTGTCACATAGAAAGACCGGTACATCTGGAAAATACTGCTGAAGATGCTCCAGTGTTTCTTGCGCTCGTAATAAAGTGCTGACGACAAACACATCCGGCTGAATCTGATCTTTTAAATATGCTGCGGTTTGTTGGGCTTGTTGATGGCCACGCGGAGTTAAAGGACGTTTTGCATCTTGCGCTTGACCCCGACCTTCCGGTATCGCTTCACCATGACGCACCAATGTCAGTTGCATATTTTCACTCCCTGTACACGACTCAACTTCGAGTTTTTGTCGAGCCAACTAAAAATTAAATCACACTTCATGATGTGGCAGTACAAATTCAACATCACTACGATGGCCATTCTTCATCAATGACAAAGCGATATTCAGTGGCGGCGCATGTTCAAAAATCACTTCGTATAAGGCATTGGTAATCGGCATATAAACATCCAATTCCTCGGCGCGTTTGCGCACTTGCACGATGGTATTAATACCTTCTGCCGTTTGTCCCAATTCCTGTGTCGCCTGCTCTAGAGTTTTCCCTTTACCCAGCGCATAACCCACTTGGAAATTACGACTTAACGGACTATTACAGGTTGCAAATAAATCCCCTACGCCTGACAGCCCCAAGAACGTCAGTGGGTTGGCCCCAAGCTTCACTGCAAAGCGGCTCATTTCTGCCAAAGCACGGGTGATGATCATACTTTTAGTATTTTCACCAATGTTATAAGCAGCACCAATACCCATCGCCACAGCATAAATATTTTTCAGTGCACCACCCAACTCAACCCCGTGCACATCATCACTCCCAAACACACGGAAAAGTGCACTATGTAAGGCCTGCTGAACGGCATAGCGTACCAATTCAGATTCACTGGCAATCACGGTACCTGCCGGCATGCCTTGCATAATTTCTTTCGCCAGATTAGGTCCTGACAATACACCATAAGGTACCTCGGGTAATTCTTCCCGAATGATATCGCTCATAAAACTAAAGGTATTGGCTTCAATTCCTTTGGTTAATGAAATGACTGCTTGTGCACTGATATACGGTTTGATTTGTCGCAATACATCACGAAAAGAATGGCTCGGAATTGCCACCAAGATAATATCGCGGTCGCGAACAGCGGCTTCCAGATCAGACTCTGCTCGCAAACCAGGCTCTAAAACATAATCTGGCAGATAGCGTTTATTGACATGGGTGCTATTAATCTCAGCTGCAGTGACAGGATCACGAATCCAGATCATGGTGTTGCAGCCATTGCGCACTGCGATGTTCGCCATAGCCGTTCCAAAACTACCACCACCCAGCACCGTAATTCTCAAGGCGGTTTTCTGATCAATATTTACCGGTTCAACCAAATCAGTAAATTTTAATTCCGTCATTCTTGTTATCCCTAAAGAAGTCTATAGTGCTGGATTTTTATACTGTCCAAAATTGGACAAAATCTTGAGTTTGAATATCAGCCCGGGCAGGAATTGCTTTAGCTGCCGTGCCAATATAAATAATGCCCGAAATAAAGTCATGAGGCTGCAAGCCAAGCTGTTGCTTCAACCACTGTGATTCAACCACCACGCCGGTGCGCCACATACTGGCAAACCCCTGCGCCTGTAAAGACAATAAAAAGTTCTGAATCGCAGCGCCACTGCTGAGCAGTTGCTCAAATGCCGGAACCTTGGCATGGTCATGTATCTGGGTCAGTGCCAAAACCAATAGTGGAGCGCGAAACGGATGTTGTTGCACACGATCTAGCTGTACAGCATCGGTTTCACCCAAGTCTTGCAAAGCACCTGCCAAAAGCTGGCCAAATGCTGCTCGCTGATCCGCTTCAACGACCATAAAGCGCGTCGGCTTTAAACGGTGATGATCAGGTGCGGTCAATGCCGCCTGAAAAGCTCGTTCGAGTTGAGCAGCATCTGGTGCTGGCTCAACCAATTGGCCAATCGACTGGCGTTGATGAATATTGTGGTGAACTGTATCGACTGCTGAATCCGTCATTAATATTAAAATCTATAATCATTACTGAATTTAGATTAGCATATTCAAAGTGCTTTACTCTATGCCCTCAACATTTTTCAGCCTAAACGGCATGCAATACATTGCATAGAAAATAAAACTGCAATGTTCATACAAGTCATACAAACACAGCACTAGAAACTGTGCTGAAATAACCAAGTCCAAGTTTTTACGGGTTCTTCACCATGAAAAATTATTTACGAGTTACAAGTACAATCTTGCTCGGTCTAGTGCTGGGCGCCTGTGCATCAACACCAAACCATACTCTTGCCGTTCAAAAACCCAATAACCAATATGAAGTGACCGGTATCGGTAAAACCAACCTGATCGCAAAAAATAACGCCATTAATGCCGCCAACCAGACTTGTGGTAGCAAAGCTACGCCTATTGTCGTCGATGAAAAAACCACGTATCAGGGCGTACTTAAAGATCTTGTAGATGAAGAAACCGGAAAAATGGTGCAGGCTGCGAGTGGTGTCATTGGCATCTTTACCGGGAAAAGCACGGATCTTTCTCGCGATGATGACTACCAAACCACCTTGACGTTCTATTGCAAAGCCCAATAACAAAAAAACCCAATTCACAGGAATTGGGTTTTCATCATCTTAATCACATTCTAGATCTAGCAATATCCGTCTAAACGGGTTAATGGCAATTTTTGCCCAATCGCTTTTTCAATTTCAGGCAAGTAGAAGGCATCATCTTCCGACAAGAAACTAATACTCACGCCTTGGGCACCTGCACGACCAGTACGGCCAATCCGGTGCACATAATCATCTGACTGTTCTGGCAGGGTGAAGTTAATCACGTGTGAAACTCCATCCACATGGATGCCACGACCTGCAACATCAGTCGCAATCATGATGTTATGTTTACCATTTTTGAACTGATCCAGCATTTTTAGACGCTTATCTTGGGCAATCTCGCCTGAAAGCATGACTACCTTGTAGCCATCTCGCTTCAAGTGATCATATAAACGGCGCACCTGATCACGGCGGTTCGCAAAGATCATGACTTTTTCAATCGGTTCATCCCGCAGGATATCTTGTAATAAACGGTATTTGTCTTGACGTGCCACCATATAAACACGCTGCTCGACATCCGCATTGGTTTTCTTTTCCGGCTCAATTTCAACCGTAACCGGTTCAAATAACCATTGCTGTGCCAAATTCAACACATCATAACTAAAGGTGGCCGAGAACATGAGAGTCTGACGCTGTTCTTTGCGCGGTGAAAAACGTACGATACGTTTAACGGAAGGAATGAATCCCATATCAAGCAAACGGTCGGCTTCATCGATGACCAAGAATTCAATCTGATCCAACCAAACTTCTTTTTGCTCAACAAAATCGATCAGACGTCCCGGTGTGGCCACCATGATATCGACAAAATTCTGATCCAGCTGTTTTTTCTGCTTGTCAAAATCAACACCTCCTAGCAAGGTCACCAAATGCAGGTTGGTAAATTTTGTCAACTCTTTGGCATCACTTTCAATCTGCAAAGCCAATTCACGTGTAGGTGCAAGAATCAAGGCCCGTGGTTCGCCACGAAAGCGAGGTTCTGTAATCGGATTATTCAGTAAATCATTAATGATACTGATCAAGAAAGCTGCTGTTTTAC
This portion of the Acinetobacter sp. GSS19 genome encodes:
- a CDS encoding 2-hydroxyacid dehydrogenase produces the protein MRKKVVVFSQIDTEILSRLQQVYEVVQIDPKQGDVNEQLRAHVVDADGLIGAGRLLNEKNLATAQQLKVISSVTVGYDNYDVDYLNQRKIWLTNTPHVLTETTADLAFTLLMSAARKVTELDVWTKQGQWKRTAGPAQFGQDVFGKTLGIVGLGHIGAAIARRGFYGFNMNILYHNRREKIEMAQPLNAQYCGLPELLQRSDFVVIAVDLNADSQALMGAKEFAQMQSHAVFVNIARGSVVDEAALIEVLQQGKIFAAGLDVYEKEPLQESPLFSLPNVVTLPHIGSATAETRKKMVELAYRNLVDALEGRTPRYIVNPDFR
- the purF gene encoding amidophosphoribosyltransferase, which codes for MCGVVGIAGKSPVNQMLFDALTMLQHRGQDAAGIVTCQDGRLFLRKDNGMVRDVFHTRHMRALLGNYGIGHVRYPTAGSSSSAEAQPFYVNSPYGITLAHNGNLTNAEEIHEDLFKTDLRHMNTDSDSEVLLNVFAHELQKCNKFSPTAEDIFHTVSRVHERCKGAYGVVAMITGHGLVGFRDPHGIRPLIYGSRETEQGTEYIIASESVAITALGFKIERDIAPGEAIFINAEGELFTQQCATNPQYHPCIFEYVYFARPDATIDGISVYKARLRMGETLANKILREWGEDHEIDVVIPIPDTSRTAALELGNKLGVTFREGFMKNRYIGRTFIMPGQQQRKKSVRQKLNPVELEFKDKNVLLVDDSIVRGTTCNEIIQMARDAGAKKVFFASAAPMVKYPNVYGIDMPAKSELIAAHRSVEEIRQEIGADRLIFQDLEDLKDAVRTKKVPHLTEFDCSVFDGVYVTGGIDEQYLDDLQQKRSDSAKKKKDGYIDVNIDAASVDLSGVMEG
- a CDS encoding SixA phosphatase family protein, which gives rise to MQLTLVRHGEAIPEGRGQAQDAKRPLTPRGHQQAQQTAAYLKDQIQPDVFVVSTLLRAQETLEHLQQYFPDVPVFLCDKIKPDDKAKDAIEWLSQLPYESIVVVCHMNVVAHIAEQLTQQPYHPFALAEARIYEQAVISNGLSTQQKAFIPTA
- a CDS encoding quinone-dependent dihydroorotate dehydrogenase, encoding MLYSLARPLLFSLAPERAHDLTLSLLKSAHQMGVIRANSIAKPVTCMGIQFPNPVGLAAGLDKNGAYIDALAALGFGFIEIGTITPRSQPGNPQPRLFRIPEAKAIINRMGFNNAGVDQLIENVKAAKFKGVLGINIGKNADTPVEKAVDDYLICLEKVYNYASYITVNISSPNTKNLRSLQSGDALTELLETLKNRQLQLAEEYQHYVPLVLKVAPDLNPDEIEFIAAKLLQFKIDGLIVTNTTLSREGVKNLPFGDEAGGLSGAPVFEKSTACLSRFAELLQNKIPLIGVGGIVSGEQALAKQQAGATLVQVYSGLIYTGPSLIKDCVDAMT
- a CDS encoding NAD(P)H-dependent glycerol-3-phosphate dehydrogenase produces the protein MTELKFTDLVEPVNIDQKTALRITVLGGGSFGTAMANIAVRNGCNTMIWIRDPVTAAEINSTHVNKRYLPDYVLEPGLRAESDLEAAVRDRDIILVAIPSHSFRDVLRQIKPYISAQAVISLTKGIEANTFSFMSDIIREELPEVPYGVLSGPNLAKEIMQGMPAGTVIASESELVRYAVQQALHSALFRVFGSDDVHGVELGGALKNIYAVAMGIGAAYNIGENTKSMIITRALAEMSRFAVKLGANPLTFLGLSGVGDLFATCNSPLSRNFQVGYALGKGKTLEQATQELGQTAEGINTIVQVRKRAEELDVYMPITNALYEVIFEHAPPLNIALSLMKNGHRSDVEFVLPHHEV
- a CDS encoding M48 family metalloprotease, translated to MKRVFLTVGLSWASMMGLAQPFYPAPQASQFDVPEIATGIGLIDQQNERLIGEKVYRQVQQQMPVLQDPWLEDQFMEVFARVQSQAQLGQPIGLLLINDPQINAFAVPGGLFALNTGLITTARNMDEVAGVIAHEVAHVSQRHYSRSQEAFKGQGLLALAGVLVGAAIASQANGDAGAAVMMGSQAALMDQQLTYSRNQEREADRIGMQYMYTAGYNPESMADFFEIMHRSTSRVSFLPDFWLTHPLTTERMSEARLRAHQLPKKSLQASDLDFEILKWYTAVLTNQTSESQLKSLAQNSAAGQLALASFYLKRGEYAEAQQVLNQVKVQMTQHHLLTLLQTDIYLGQNQLVQANQTVAAQQRIMPENRALALKLAEVLIRQQQAGQAQTLLQSWIDKNPRDLQVWRLMQQTAALQRQSPLYTVNVLRYRAEAEYWSGQEETAIRSLLHAQRLAKENSAISATIDRRLKQMQFERQMKI
- a CDS encoding M48 family metalloprotease translates to MKDVSRYLIKNKNMRWSASMCILAVILTIFILNACFGLIVHYFEPDQPILWHRFSPYFVLVILSIMLGSVVHEFYVFREGGHWLAKQIKARRLNALESTPEEMTVLRLTEQLAQNFSIEPPGIYVLSDEVGVNAFTAGFSPQDTVIILTWGALQNLDELELYGLLSHEFSQILSGETAENTRLKVLYSGLTTFSRWGSHIAKCGFDSPGSKRGNKFETILVAAGGLIWLVGSLGVMISRFIKYLTLGGRTFRNDQETKLLIRNDANIQTLLRIYVHHAGSQIHSEYSESIAHMCFANSLSPQSWLNIHPSIQDRLYKLNPHLLQDLRLENLKLGPHPKFSMSQMMDEMDQETYHPWTSPQPLPLLRLSPISFAIKDAIKPLKRQIRQNMSRPELLQRALQTSTGAREVMVAILMIRQYREFIPQDAEVSRAIIDALLHLDGRVHIQIFHDACQTIGKMPATVGRQFLTKLARIIQEDGEIGLLDALLLERVKYRLGLMPLHTPTSLEDVKPQVVRLIDALLHVQQINTLNQFDVRHQILQRVLNTDELPLYEEISDEPIDLAEILNDIAGLLLRDRLMILAVAELCLWQDRIITQDELDVLELLYWRLGFETDEIVDQMQKKSSIVIV
- a CDS encoding CvpA family protein is translated as MNTLDLIILIILLIGGLNGLRQGLLKAFANLVGWIFALIVGAKYANLLAPSMQALSQDPVVQKIAAFAFIVLFIIVCTWLVTSILNGVLKSLKLGPINRLAGGAFGTLKGLLIVLITMQGLGPWVESSPHWKQSKFIQNLLPYAPMASEVSKDVASEAWKQMKSEEGSHQPSVSDPVKSRSEHSTNNPFN